The following are encoded in a window of Vicia villosa cultivar HV-30 ecotype Madison, WI unplaced genomic scaffold, Vvil1.0 ctg.000250F_1_1, whole genome shotgun sequence genomic DNA:
- the LOC131625906 gene encoding serine carboxypeptidase-like 19 isoform X2, which produces MDKGFTYATTNSGSQRSDSILVHQTHQFFRKWLVDHPKFKSNEIYIGGDSYSGIPIPGIVQEIIQENEKGVQPWINLQGYLLGNAVATRKESNYRIPFAHGMGLISDELYDSLQINCKGDYVNVESRNILCSRDIELFEEATSGLNSAHILDPQCEWRDDTEKILRRSLSKKYPSNFLTSNLRLPPLNCRSYPYFLCAVWANDESVRNALHIRKGSMGKWHRCTFNIPHKKDILNSYDYHVNLSRKGIRSLIYSGDHDLLVPFLATQAWIRSLNYSIIDDWRQWYTNDQVAGYTRTYSNMMTFATVKGGGHTAPEFQPKECLDMYNRWISNKAL; this is translated from the exons ATGGACAAAG GCTTTACATATGCCACAACAAATTCTGGTTCACAACGAAGTGACTCTATATTAGTTCATCAAACTCATCAATTTTTCAGAAAG TGGTTAGTTGATCAtccaaaattcaaatcaaatgaAATTTACATTGGCGGTGATTCATACTCTGGCATCCCTATTCCAGGAATTGTTCAAGAAATTATACAAG AAAATGAAAAAGGTGTCCAACCTTGGATTAATCTTCAG GGATACTTGTTGGGAAATGCTGTAGCAACCAGAAAGGAAAGTAACTATAGAATTCCTTTTGCTCATGGAATGGGACTCATATCCGATGAACTATACGAT TCACTCCAAATAAATTGTAAAGGCGATTATGTAAATGTAGAAAGCAGAAATATTTTATGTTCTAGAGATATTGAATTATTTGAAGAGGCTACATCAGGACTTAATTCAGCTCATATTTTAGACCCACAATGTGAGTGGCGTGATGATACTGAAAAAATTCTAAGGAGATCTCTAAGCAAGAAATATCCCTCCAACTTCCTCACTTCAAATCTCAGATTGCCTCCCTTAAATTGTCGA AGTTATCCATATTTCCTTTGCGCTGTTTGGGCCAATGATGAGAGTGTTCGCAATGCATTACACATACGTAAG GGTAGTATGGGAAAATGGCATCGTTGTACCTTTAATATACCTCATAAGAAGGATATATTAAACAGTTATGATTATCATGTAAATCTCAGTAGAAAAGGCATTCGTTCACTAATTTACAG TGGAGATCATGACTTGTTAGTTCCTTTCTTGGCGACACAAGCATGGATAAGATCTTTAAATTATTCCATCATTGATGATTGGAGACAGTGGTATACAAATGACCAAGTTGCAGG ATACACACGGACTTACTCTAATATGATGACATTTGCAACTGTTAAG GGTGGAGGACACACAGCTCCAGAGTTTCAGCCTAAAGAATGCCTTGACATGTATAATAGATGGATATCTAATAAGGCTTTGTAG